In the Chryseobacterium sp. MYb264 genome, one interval contains:
- a CDS encoding XRE family transcriptional regulator gives MDNKNATRKDSCGSGGQLFDMNTDQIINYDGSIPKEVVLEDKTELEQIRLIQQLEDEDKQTIFRLVEKMLTNKKFKDFFAKNAAAL, from the coding sequence TTGGATAATAAAAATGCCACACGAAAGGATTCGTGCGGCAGCGGGGGGCAGCTTTTTGATATGAACACAGACCAGATTATTAATTACGATGGCTCTATTCCCAAAGAAGTAGTTTTGGAAGATAAAACGGAACTCGAACAGATTCGGCTGATACAACAGCTCGAAGACGAAGACAAGCAAACCATTTTCCGGCTCGTGGAAAAAATGCTCACCAATAAAAAATTTAAAGATTTTTTTGCTAAAAACGCAGCTGCTTTATAA
- a CDS encoding IS5 family transposase: MLGKIREDLQQNLFKTRLTELINMEHPVVKLAGEISWDKMESEFEKLFSENGRPSIAIRKIAGMLLLKEMFKESDESVIERWIENAYWQYFTGETFFQTEQPFDPSNFVHFRKRIGDKGLEFLLGQSVSLHPKAKTEDEVQVDTTVQEKNITFPTDAKLAKKVIDNCRKIAEKESVVQRQSYRRVSKQLLRDAFFGHHPRRQKKAKMARKKLRTIGKRVLRELERKLPKDVLKGYEDVFKIYLKALTQERTTKDKIYSLHEPQVACIAKGKSGKAYEFGTKVAVVRGRKTGIISSVKRFSGNPHDSKTLEESLAQSERVRKSVGGTRPTKATTDRGFKGIKEVEGTAILLPAKKEKTKYGQQVARLRFRARAAIEPCISHLKRNHSLGLNFLKGVAGDINNALLAGIGYNLKMRLNQIKQQILLWLELVLRIFLGKYNFQSQKTAF; this comes from the coding sequence ATGTTAGGCAAAATAAGAGAGGATTTACAGCAGAATTTATTCAAGACCAGGCTTACGGAGCTTATTAATATGGAGCATCCGGTGGTAAAATTAGCTGGGGAGATTTCCTGGGATAAAATGGAGTCAGAGTTTGAGAAATTATTTTCAGAAAACGGAAGACCTTCTATTGCTATCCGTAAAATAGCAGGAATGCTTTTGCTCAAGGAAATGTTTAAAGAAAGTGATGAAAGTGTAATAGAGAGATGGATTGAGAATGCGTATTGGCAATATTTTACCGGAGAAACCTTTTTCCAGACAGAGCAGCCTTTCGATCCGAGCAATTTTGTACACTTCAGAAAAAGAATTGGAGATAAGGGTTTGGAATTTCTTTTGGGACAAAGCGTTTCTCTCCATCCCAAAGCCAAAACAGAAGATGAAGTTCAGGTAGATACGACGGTTCAGGAGAAGAACATTACCTTTCCTACCGATGCCAAATTAGCAAAAAAAGTAATCGACAATTGTAGAAAAATAGCAGAAAAAGAGAGCGTTGTACAAAGACAAAGCTACAGAAGAGTGAGCAAACAATTATTGCGGGACGCTTTTTTTGGACATCATCCCAGAAGACAGAAGAAGGCAAAAATGGCGAGGAAAAAGCTCAGGACGATTGGTAAAAGAGTTCTTCGGGAATTGGAAAGAAAACTTCCTAAAGATGTTTTGAAAGGCTACGAAGACGTTTTTAAAATTTACCTTAAAGCACTCACCCAAGAACGTACCACGAAAGATAAAATTTACAGTCTTCACGAGCCACAAGTTGCGTGTATTGCGAAAGGAAAATCGGGAAAAGCATACGAGTTTGGGACAAAAGTAGCAGTAGTAAGAGGTCGGAAAACAGGGATCATCAGCTCGGTAAAGAGATTTTCTGGCAATCCTCACGATAGTAAAACTCTTGAAGAATCATTGGCACAGAGTGAGAGGGTAAGAAAATCCGTTGGCGGAACAAGACCTACGAAAGCCACTACAGACAGAGGATTTAAAGGAATCAAAGAAGTGGAAGGAACAGCAATTTTGCTTCCCGCAAAAAAAGAAAAAACAAAATATGGGCAACAAGTAGCCAGATTAAGATTCCGGGCAAGAGCAGCCATAGAACCTTGTATCTCTCATTTAAAAAGAAACCACTCCTTAGGATTAAACTTCCTGAAAGGAGTGGCTGGAGATATTAATAATGCATTATTAGCAGGGATTGGATACAATTTGAAGATGAGATTGAATCAAATCAAACAACAAATTCTTCTTTGGCTCGAACTTGTTCTCCGAATCTTTTTAGGCAAATATAATTTTCAAAGTCAAAAAACAGCTTTTTAA
- a CDS encoding immunity protein Imm33 domain-containing protein: MIIYKEIEISIHNSIYVATKGLNYYLDKEVRVIIGNQQESDYVDVIKYIIDYIVENKPIVSKNQNIGYYSWLLQFRLEDINYYDLYEVKTDGTEFIKGCDTAISIIREQSEICSYYKLHPQFPSFNQMVVISKGVYEGKDIEAIRYESPEHMSGWWLITDDYDDDIKSLMTVHFHHVAFNRPDILKYLALPFGYRFLIDNNVIHVSKDDI, encoded by the coding sequence ATGATAATATACAAAGAAATTGAAATAAGTATACATAATAGTATTTATGTAGCAACAAAAGGGCTAAATTATTATTTAGACAAAGAAGTTAGAGTTATTATTGGTAATCAACAAGAGAGTGATTATGTAGATGTTATTAAATATATAATTGACTATATTGTTGAAAACAAGCCAATTGTTTCTAAAAATCAGAATATTGGATACTACTCATGGCTATTGCAATTTCGATTAGAAGATATAAATTATTATGATTTGTATGAAGTTAAAACTGATGGTACTGAGTTTATAAAAGGTTGTGACACTGCAATTTCAATTATTAGAGAACAATCGGAGATATGCTCATATTATAAATTACATCCTCAATTTCCAAGCTTTAATCAAATGGTAGTCATTTCAAAAGGAGTTTATGAAGGAAAAGATATTGAAGCTATTAGATATGAATCGCCTGAGCACATGTCTGGATGGTGGTTAATCACAGATGATTATGATGATGATATAAAATCTTTAATGACAGTCCATTTTCATCATGTCGCATTTAATCGACCAGATATTTTAAAATATTTAGCTTTACCTTTTGGCTATAGATTTTTAATAGATAATAATGTTATTCATGTATCTAAAGATGATATATAA
- a CDS encoding DUF6443 domain-containing protein, whose amino-acid sequence MKKIFLFHIVLFVATLFRAQTSSENYVSSTTCLNDDCTKKTETVQYFDFLGRPKQVVNVKATPQGKDIVTPIVYDELGRQTRNYLPVPQSATSGGNIYPQTSGMVAYPIADITNIYGGEKIFTEKTLEKSPLERVLDQKQIGNAWNSKSTTFGYDLNNAADHVKKYEIVTSWDPATKLYKNEVQYTTSEYASGQLVKNTVIDEDGNTAVEFKDGSGQTILIRKVMNATKNADTYYLYNDYKQLAYVIPPLASSAALSSTAVETLCYQYKYDSKNRLVEKKLPGKGWELMVYDKQDRLILSQDAVLGSTNNNFSAKGWMFSKYDEFGRVVYTGFFANTASRIAMQTAINNMSANSGNNEKRDDTTPIVQNGENIYYTKNAFPTGSMTILSVNYYDTYPPLPQGAEVPVAIMGKQVLKQPGQASKNTKSLPLASYVRNVEDNAWTKSFSYYDEKGRVIGSYSINHLGGYTRTESNIDFVGLAKQTKVYHKRLTSDTEKVITQTFTYDDGNRLLVQKHKVDNNTEEILSQNEYNELSQLKTKKVGGTNIAQPLQSIDYAYNIRGWLTKINDPANLNGKLFGYEMRYTNPINTNIAPGKFGGNITEVDWKNATEDVLKRYTYAYDGLNRLQDAIYSEPNSTTPFNNNFNENLSYDLNGNIKTLKRNAVPISGNSATLVDDLIYEYTGNRLTKVVENALNDTGYEGGNNIISYDLNGNMKDMLDKGIQIINYNFLDLPNQLAISQTNPIGLVSSSNLSYLYRADGTKLRKTYVNALPKGIPITKITDYLDGFQYNYVDDGTGIGTPCITCRTENAYEAQAYRAIIGGPIVMPTTPEWKLDFVGTSEGFYSFTENRYIYQYKDHLGNARVSFSKNSAGVLETRDTNNFYPFGLNHIGGSNSSAIGSFYSYKYSWKELQETGFYDYGWRQYMPDLGRWGVMDQLSESYLSTSPYAYVVNNPIMFIDPDGRLSQSAMNQFLNSPSGTIWTNSGSGFSNNWGGSMSYDGNPLNYNGYSGFDDMPTINIPGINLIGKSSSWGSQVQNHFNSYMRGWNAKSDFAWDRILNAGRYNDGPIQYVGGPDDPFGIFEVAGMMLSSSDNRGMNYAAIPFLIITRHGDDALKILAAEKGILNAEAKAISKEAVSLNGTLTKGPFAGEGLFAKNGKSRRFTSEERSIMNEQGYTLGCHTCGQTSPGTKSGNFILDHQPANALIPYGWPQTFYPHCKYCSSSQGGIIGGMKKQGILPKISD is encoded by the coding sequence ATGAAAAAAATATTTTTATTCCATATAGTATTGTTTGTGGCTACTTTATTCAGGGCACAGACAAGTTCGGAAAATTATGTATCCAGCACCACATGTCTTAATGACGATTGTACAAAGAAAACAGAAACAGTACAGTATTTTGATTTTTTGGGAAGACCCAAACAGGTTGTGAATGTAAAAGCAACTCCTCAAGGTAAAGATATTGTAACCCCGATTGTTTATGATGAGTTGGGAAGGCAGACCAGAAATTACCTTCCGGTTCCTCAAAGTGCTACCTCAGGCGGAAATATCTATCCGCAGACCAGCGGTATGGTGGCTTATCCGATCGCAGATATCACCAATATTTACGGGGGCGAAAAGATCTTTACCGAAAAAACACTGGAAAAATCTCCTTTGGAAAGAGTCTTGGATCAAAAGCAGATCGGGAACGCATGGAATTCCAAATCTACAACCTTTGGGTATGACCTGAATAATGCTGCAGACCATGTCAAAAAATATGAGATCGTTACAAGCTGGGATCCTGCAACGAAACTATATAAAAACGAAGTTCAGTATACTACCTCAGAGTATGCTTCAGGGCAGTTGGTTAAAAATACAGTTATCGATGAAGACGGAAATACCGCTGTAGAATTTAAAGATGGTTCAGGGCAGACGATTCTTATCCGAAAAGTGATGAATGCCACAAAAAATGCAGATACTTATTATCTTTACAATGATTATAAGCAGCTGGCGTATGTAATTCCGCCACTGGCTTCTTCTGCAGCATTGAGCTCAACAGCCGTTGAAACCCTTTGCTATCAGTATAAATATGACAGCAAGAATCGTCTGGTAGAAAAAAAGCTGCCGGGGAAAGGCTGGGAGTTGATGGTATATGATAAACAGGACAGACTGATTTTATCGCAGGATGCTGTGTTGGGAAGTACCAATAATAACTTTTCGGCAAAAGGATGGATGTTCTCCAAATATGATGAGTTCGGAAGAGTAGTCTATACTGGGTTCTTTGCCAATACCGCGAGCCGAATAGCAATGCAAACAGCCATAAACAATATGTCGGCCAACTCCGGAAACAACGAAAAGCGAGACGATACAACGCCTATTGTACAAAACGGAGAAAACATTTATTATACCAAAAATGCTTTTCCTACGGGAAGCATGACGATCTTAAGCGTAAACTATTACGATACCTATCCACCACTTCCTCAGGGAGCTGAAGTACCAGTCGCCATTATGGGAAAACAGGTATTGAAGCAGCCCGGCCAGGCTTCCAAAAATACAAAAAGTCTTCCCCTGGCTTCCTATGTGAGAAATGTGGAAGATAATGCCTGGACGAAAAGTTTTAGCTATTATGATGAAAAAGGGCGGGTAATCGGTTCTTATTCCATCAATCATTTAGGAGGATACACCAGAACAGAATCTAATATTGATTTTGTGGGTTTGGCCAAACAAACCAAGGTTTATCATAAAAGATTAACTTCTGACACTGAGAAAGTAATTACCCAAACCTTTACTTATGATGATGGAAACAGGCTCTTGGTACAAAAACATAAGGTAGACAACAATACCGAAGAGATCCTGTCACAGAATGAGTATAATGAACTCTCTCAATTAAAGACCAAAAAAGTAGGAGGAACTAATATCGCACAACCCCTTCAAAGCATTGATTATGCTTATAATATCAGAGGATGGCTAACCAAAATTAATGATCCCGCAAACCTTAATGGCAAGCTTTTCGGGTATGAAATGCGCTATACCAATCCTATCAATACGAATATTGCGCCCGGAAAATTTGGCGGTAATATCACTGAAGTAGACTGGAAGAATGCCACTGAAGATGTGCTGAAAAGATATACCTACGCTTATGACGGATTGAACAGGCTACAGGATGCCATCTATTCAGAACCCAATTCTACCACCCCTTTCAATAATAATTTTAATGAAAATCTGAGCTATGATCTGAATGGAAACATCAAAACCTTAAAAAGAAATGCCGTTCCGATATCTGGTAACAGCGCCACATTGGTGGATGATCTTATCTATGAATACACCGGAAACCGCCTGACAAAAGTTGTTGAAAATGCACTGAACGACACCGGTTACGAAGGGGGAAACAATATAATCTCGTATGACCTGAATGGTAATATGAAAGATATGCTGGATAAAGGCATCCAGATCATTAATTATAACTTTCTGGATCTTCCAAATCAGTTGGCAATCAGTCAGACCAATCCTATAGGGTTAGTTTCTAGTTCTAATTTAAGTTATCTATACAGAGCAGACGGAACAAAGCTTCGCAAAACATATGTGAATGCTCTACCAAAAGGAATTCCAATCACGAAGATAACAGATTATCTGGATGGTTTTCAGTATAATTATGTGGATGATGGTACAGGAATAGGAACTCCTTGTATAACCTGCAGAACAGAAAATGCATATGAAGCGCAAGCATATAGGGCCATCATCGGGGGGCCTATTGTAATGCCTACAACTCCTGAATGGAAACTTGATTTTGTAGGAACCTCTGAAGGTTTTTACAGCTTCACCGAAAACCGTTATATTTACCAATACAAAGACCACCTAGGTAATGCAAGGGTAAGTTTTTCTAAAAACAGCGCAGGCGTTCTTGAAACCAGAGATACCAATAACTTTTATCCTTTTGGATTAAATCATATTGGTGGCTCTAATTCATCAGCTATTGGTAGTTTTTACTCCTATAAGTATAGCTGGAAAGAGTTACAGGAAACAGGTTTTTATGACTATGGCTGGAGACAATATATGCCTGATTTAGGGAGATGGGGCGTAATGGATCAGCTCTCTGAAAGCTATCTTTCTACAAGCCCTTATGCTTATGTGGTGAATAACCCCATCATGTTTATTGATCCAGATGGAAGGCTTTCGCAGTCAGCAATGAACCAGTTTCTAAATTCACCAAGTGGAACTATTTGGACAAATAGCGGAAGTGGCTTTAGTAATAATTGGGGAGGCTCAATGAGCTATGATGGTAATCCGCTTAATTACAACGGGTATTCGGGATTTGATGATATGCCAACTATCAATATTCCAGGTATTAATCTTATAGGAAAGAGCTCCTCTTGGGGATCACAAGTTCAGAACCATTTTAACTCTTATATGAGAGGATGGAATGCTAAAAGTGATTTTGCATGGGATAGAATTTTAAATGCGGGAAGGTACAATGACGGTCCCATACAATATGTTGGTGGACCTGACGATCCATTTGGTATTTTTGAAGTTGCTGGTATGATGCTTTCATCTTCGGATAACCGAGGAATGAATTATGCTGCTATCCCATTTCTGATTATTACAAGACATGGAGATGATGCTTTAAAGATTTTAGCAGCAGAAAAAGGAATACTTAATGCAGAAGCAAAGGCCATTTCAAAAGAAGCTGTTTCTTTAAATGGTACTTTAACAAAGGGACCTTTTGCTGGTGAAGGTCTCTTTGCAAAAAATGGAAAAAGTAGAAGATTTACATCTGAAGAAAGAAGTATTATGAATGAGCAAGGATATACACTTGGTTGTCATACTTGTGGACAAACTAGCCCAGGCACAAAATCGGGAAATTTCATTTTGGATCATCAGCCAGCAAATGCATTAATTCCATATGGATGGCCCCAAACTTTTTATCCTCATTGTAAATATTGTAGTTCAAGCCAAGGCGGGATAATTGGAGGAATGAAGAAGCAAGGAATACTTCCTAAAATAAGTGACTAA